The Mytilus galloprovincialis chromosome 4, xbMytGall1.hap1.1, whole genome shotgun sequence genome contains a region encoding:
- the LOC143072706 gene encoding ADP-dependent glucokinase-like: MFPKTLSVALVVIFLAVLYSKWFPTVVEVINPTETRIVIAWQKIIKPPTKKFQRLVVGCNSNLDYIVPGTKLLQSLNVEPGDKTNHETLHSLDHLQQTFSHFFSKGAAAERSFMDKDVFRQITNAAEKLDDLQVYIGGNAALMATKILEMFPDVKIQYIGPVGPKLKELFPESFTIPESSHIPHDEIHLIMEYKVDETWGSHTAPVATRFITSYDESNSKATMLETFFENLENFSPDIILLSGLHMLEGQSDEFFSQRLAVVKEGLKTLPITLPVHLELASMAHKDFVKKILEEVAPHISSLGLNEQELSFSSHAADGPHKNDFQEREGQPEIHKVTDMVLWILKTFGYSEDNQESKLTRVHFHSLTFHIIGTVKGAWHNSKEAVAAGTRTAGEQACDMKIIQPEKVKLRIPRTFKRFTGDEDREFDEFNPILSWELEGYKFVFSPVLVCNHPLRTVGLGDAISSTGLMYSEYNPDFSS; the protein is encoded by the exons ATGTTTCCCAAAACTTTATCTGTAGCTCTAGTGGTTATTTTTCTTGCTGTTTTATATTCAAAATGGTTCCCAACAGTGGTAGAAGTAATCAATCCAACAGAAACAAGAATTGTCATCGCCTGGCAAAAAATCATAAAGCCACCAACGAAAAAATTCCAAAGACTTGTTGTTGG ctgCAACTCGAATCTTGACTACATAGTACCAGGAACAAAGTTGCTACAATCTTTGAATGTGGAACCAGGTGACAAGACCAACCATGAAACTTTACATAGCTTAGACCATCTTCAACAGACATTTTCACACTTCTTTTCAAAAGGGGCTGCAGCAGAAAGGAGCTTTATGGATAAAGATGTATTCAGGCAAATTACAAATGCTGCTGAAAAATTAGATGATTTACag gtttacATAGGCGGCAATGCAGCTTTAATGGCCACaaaaattttagaaatgtttCCTGATGTAAag ATACAGTACATTGGACCAGTGGGACCAAAACTTAAAGAGCTATTTCCAGAATCTTTTACCATTCCTGAGAGCAGTCACATTCCTCATGATGAAATCCATCTTATTATGGAATACAAAGTTGATGAGACCTGGGGCTCACATACAGCTCCAGTGGCAACTAGATTCATTACTAGCTATGACGAATCAAATTCTAAAGCTACAATGCtggaaacattttttgaaaatttagaaaattttagTCCTGACATTATTTTACTGTCAGGTTTACATATGTTAGAGGGTCAAAGTGACGAATTTTTCTCACAGAGATTGGCTGTTGTTAAAGAAGGACTGAAGACCCTACCTATAACACTTCCAGTACATCTAGAGCTAGCTAGTATGGCTCATAAAGATTTTGTGAAGAAAATTTTGGAAGAG gTGGCTCCACATATTTCATCATTGGGATTAAATGAACAAGAGCTATCATTCTCCTCCCATGCTGCAGACGGCCCACATAAAAATGACTTCCAGGAAAGAGAAGGGCAGCCTGAAATTCATAAAGTTACAGATATGGTCTTATGGATATTAAAGACATTTGGATATTCTGAAGACAACCAAGAAAGTAAACTAACAAGAGTTCATTTTCATTCATTAACATTTCATATAATCGGAACAGTGAAGGGGGCATGGCACAACAGCAAAGAGGCTGTGGCCGCTGGAACAAGAACAGCTGGAGAACAAGCAtgtgatatgaaaattattcaaCCAGAAAAAGTCAAATTAAGAATTCCCAGAACATTTAAACGATTTACAGGAGATGAAGATCGAGAATTCGATGAATTTAATCCTATTTTATCATGGGAATTAGAAGGTTATAAGTTTGTTTTTAGTCCAGTTTTAGTTTGCAATCATCCTTTGAGAACTGTAGGTTTAGGAGATGCCATTTCATCAACAGGTCTCATGTATTCAGAATATAATCCTGATTTTAGTAGTTGA